Within Corynebacterium jeddahense, the genomic segment CGAGCGCCACACGCGCGCCCACGCGAGGAAGAGGCGCTGGAAGCCGGTGTACTCGCCCTCGAGGTCGCCGAACGCCTGCGGCTCGACGTCGGCGATGCCCTTGTCCTCGAGGTACATCTGGTACGCCACCACAGCGATGCCCAGGCCGCCCAGGTCGCCGATGCTCTCGCCGAGGGTGAACGCGCCGTTGACCCCCTTCGACCCGGTGCCCTCGAGCACGGCGGGCACGAGCCCGTCGAACTGCTCGACGAGCTTGCCGGTGAGCGCCTCGAAGTTTGCGCGGTCCTCGTCGGTCCACCACGAGTTGAGGTTGCCCAGGCCGTCGTAGCGCGAGCCCTGGTCGTCGAAGCCGTGGCCGATCTCGTGGCCGATGACGGCGCCGATCGCCCCGAAGTTCTCCGCCGCGTCGGCCTCCGGGTCGAAGAACGGCGGCTGCAGGATCGCGGCCGGGAACGTGATGTCGTTGACCACGGGGTTGTAGAAGGCGTTCACCGTCTGCGGGCTGGTCACCCACTCGCCGCGGTCCGCGGGTTTGCCGATCTTGCTCAGCTGGTAGTCGTGCTCGTAGCGCGCGCCGCGGCGCACGTTTTCCAGCAGGTTCGGGCCGAATTCGAGGCCCTGGTAGCTGCGCCAGCGGTCCGGGTAGCCGATCTTGGAGGTGAACTGCGCGAGCTTCTCCTGCGCCTTGTCCTTCGTCGGCTCGCTCATCCACGCAAGCTTGCTGATGCGCTCCCGGTACGCGCGGATGAGGTACTGCACGAGCTCGAGCATCGTGTCCTTCGACGAGGGCGGGAAGTGCTTCTCGACGTAGCTTCGCCCAATATCCTCGCCCACCAGGGACTCCGCGAGCCCGACGCCGCGCTTCCACCGGTCGCGCTGCTCCGTCGCGCCGGAGAGGTGCTTGCCGTAGAACTCGAAGTTCGCCTTGCCAACCTCTTCCGGCAGCACGCCCGCGCGGGAGCGGAGGATGGTCCACGCGGCCCAGAGCTGCCAGTCCGCGAGCGTCTCCCGGCGCAGCATGCCGTCGAGGTCGGCGGTGTAGGACGGCATCATGTCGACGACCTTGCCGTCCGGGAGGCCGTCGAGAAGCAACTGCACGAGCGGCGGCAGGTCGGCGAGCTCGGTGGGGTTGTAGGTGGCCACGGCGTCGCGGGCCTTGACCACGTCCCAGTGGCTCGCGGCGAGGTGGGTCTCGAGGTTGACGATGCGCTCCGCCGCGATCTCCGGGGTGAGGCCCTGGAGGTACTTCGGCTCGAGGAAGCCGAGCATCGTGGCCACGTGGGCGCGGTACTTCTCCAGCGTCTCCTTGTGCTCTTCCTCGCGGTAGTACGCCTCGTCCGGCAGGCCGAGGCCGGACTGCACGAGGTAGGCCACCGAGTCCTCGCCCTGGGAGTCCTTCTCCACCCAGAACGCGAGCGGCCCGCCGATGCCGGCGCGGTCGAGCTCGGCGAGGGCCTTCGCGAACTCCTCGACGGTGGCGACCTCGATCTTCTCCAGGTCGGGGGCGAGCGCCTCCATGCCCGCGGTGTTCACCGCGTCGACGTCCATGAAGGACTGGTAGATGTCCCCACCGAGGCCCGCGCCCGCCTCGAGGATGGCGCGCACGTCCTCCTCGGACTTGTCGCGCAGCACGTAGAACGCGCCGTCGATGCCGCGGTCGGCCGGGATCTCGTGGGTGGCGGCCCACTCACCGTTTACCAGTGCAAAAAGGTCATTCATGCCCCAACTCTACCGGAATCTGGACCGGCGCCTCGGAGCGCTCGATGATCCAGTTCGTCGCCTCCTGCTGCTGCGCGAGCGAGTAGTCGCCGTGCGCGCCCATGTCGTGCAGCACGCCGTACGACGCGAGGCCGAGGGTGCGGAACACGGAGGCGAACTCGTTGAGCGGGACGCGCCCGGCCACAACGTTCGTGCGCAGCGCCGGGGAGA encodes:
- a CDS encoding M13 family metallopeptidase is translated as MNDLFALVNGEWAATHEIPADRGIDGAFYVLRDKSEEDVRAILEAGAGLGGDIYQSFMDVDAVNTAGMEALAPDLEKIEVATVEEFAKALAELDRAGIGGPLAFWVEKDSQGEDSVAYLVQSGLGLPDEAYYREEEHKETLEKYRAHVATMLGFLEPKYLQGLTPEIAAERIVNLETHLAASHWDVVKARDAVATYNPTELADLPPLVQLLLDGLPDGKVVDMMPSYTADLDGMLRRETLADWQLWAAWTILRSRAGVLPEEVGKANFEFYGKHLSGATEQRDRWKRGVGLAESLVGEDIGRSYVEKHFPPSSKDTMLELVQYLIRAYRERISKLAWMSEPTKDKAQEKLAQFTSKIGYPDRWRSYQGLEFGPNLLENVRRGARYEHDYQLSKIGKPADRGEWVTSPQTVNAFYNPVVNDITFPAAILQPPFFDPEADAAENFGAIGAVIGHEIGHGFDDQGSRYDGLGNLNSWWTDEDRANFEALTGKLVEQFDGLVPAVLEGTGSKGVNGAFTLGESIGDLGGLGIAVVAYQMYLEDKGIADVEPQAFGDLEGEYTGFQRLFLAWARVWRSKARPEMAAQLLAIDPHAPNEFRCNVIASNVDEFYDAFDVPEGSAMWIAPEDRVTIW